From a region of the Balaenoptera musculus isolate JJ_BM4_2016_0621 chromosome 15, mBalMus1.pri.v3, whole genome shotgun sequence genome:
- the RBAK gene encoding RB-associated KRAB zinc finger protein isoform X2: MNESQGPVSFKDVAVDFTQEEWQQLDPDEKTTYRDVMLENYSHLVSVGYDSTKPNVILKLEQGEEPWVADGEFPRQFHPEEVWKVGDLMERAQENKDECSRQAVSINSRTLTEEREVAFDKTYNMEISLVPSNLISHNCVSCGKTLGSTSELIISDGSYARKKPDECSECGKTYHGEKLYEFHQNGEAFSQNEESIQKISILEKPFEYNECTGALDNEAVFITHKRAYMGEKPYDWNGSGSDFIQMSSFNVYQRSQMELKPFECSECGKSFCKKSKFIIHQRAHTGEKPYECNVCGKSFSQKGTLTVHRRSHLEEKPYKCNECGKTFCQKLHLTQHLRTHSGEKPYECNECGKTFCQKTHLTLHQRNHSGERPYPCNECGKSFSRKSALSDHQRTHTGEKLYKCNECGKSYYRKSTLITHQRTHTGEKPYQCSECGKFFSRVSYLTIHYRSHLEEKPYECNECGKTFNLNSAFIRHRKVHTDEKPHECGECGKFSYLTDHHTTHLGEKPYECSECGKTFLENSAFDGHQSLPKGEKSYECNICGKLFSELSYYTIHYRSHSEEKPYGCNECGKTFSHNSSLFRHQRVHTGEKPYECYECGKFFSQKSYLTIHHRIHSGEKPYECSKCGKVFSRMSNLTVHYRSHSGEKPYECNECGKVFSQKSYLTVHYRTHSGEKPYECNECGKKFHHRSAFNSHQRIHRRGNMNVLDMGMLL, encoded by the exons GGGCCAGTGTCATTCAAGGACGTGGCCGTGGACTTCACTCAGGAGGAATGGCAGCAGCTGGACCCTGATGAGAAGACAACCTACAGGgacgtgatgctggagaactacaGCCATCTGGTCTCCGTGG GGTACGACAGCACCAAACCGAACGTGATCCTCAAGttggagcagggagaggagccTTGGGTAGCAGATGGCGAGTTCCCACGGCAATTTCACCCAG aaGAAGTCTGGAAAGTTGGTGACCTGATGGAGAGAGCCCAAGAAAATAAAGACGAATGTTCAAGGCAAGCTGTTTCTATCAACAGCAGAACCCTGACTGAGGAGAGAGAGGTTGCATTTGATAAAACTTATAACATGGAAATAAGCCTTGTTCCTTCAAACCTAATATCTCATAATTGTGTCTCATGTGGAAAGACTTTGGGATCTACTTCAGAATTAATTATTAGTGATGGAAGCTATGCAAGAAAGAAACCTGATGAGTgtagtgaatgtgggaaaacATATCATGGAGAGAAACTCTATGAATTTCATCAAAATGGGGAAGCCTTTTCTCAAAATGAAGAAAGTATTCAGAAAATTAGTATTTTGGAGAAACCCTTTGAATATAATGAATGCACAGGAGCCTTAGACAATGAAGCTGTTTTCATTACTCATAAGAGAGCTTATATGGGGGAGAAGCCCTATGATTGGAATGGTTCTGGATCAGACTTCATCCAGATGTCAAGTTTTAATGTATACCAGAGATCACAGATGGAATTGAAGCCCTTTGAATGCAGTGAGTGTGGAAAATCCTTctgtaaaaaatcaaaattcattaTACACCAGAGggctcacactggagagaaaccttatgaatgtaacGTATGTGGGAAATCCTTCAGCCAAAAAGGAACCCTCACCGTACATCGGAGATCACACTTAGAGGAGAAGCCCTATAAATGCAATGAGTGTGGGAAAACCTTCTGTCAGAAGTTACACCTCACTCAACACCTGAGGACTCActcaggagagaaaccctatgaatgtaatgaatgtgggaaaaccttctgCCAAAAGACACATCTCACCTTACACCAGAGAAACCATTCAGGAGAGAGACCGTATCCATGTAACGAATGTGGTAAATCCTTCTCCCGCAAGTCAGCCCTCAGTGACCATCAGAGAACACACACGGGAGAGAAACtttataaatgtaatgaatgtgggaaatcctACTACCGAAAATCCACCCTTATTACACATCAGAGaacacacacaggagagaaaccctatcagtgtagtgaatgtgggaaattcttTTCTCGGGTGTCATACCTCACTATCCATTACAGAAGTCATTTAGAAGAGAAGCCCTATGAATGCAATGAATGTGGCAAAACCTTCAATCTAAACTCAGCCTTCATTAGACATCGGAAAGTACACACAGATGAGAAACCCCACGAATGTGGTGAGTGTGGAAAGTTCTCATATCTCACCGACCATCACACAACTCACttaggagagaaaccctatgaatgtagtgaatgtgggaaaaccttccTTGAAAATTCAGCCTTCGATGGGCACCAGTCActtcccaaaggggaaaagtcCTATGAATGTAACATATGCGGGAAATTGTTCTCTGAGCTGTCATACTATACTATACATTATAGAAGTCATTCAGAAGAGAAGCCCTACggatgtaatgaatgtgggaaaaccttctCCCATAACTCATCCCTCTTTAGACATCAAAGAgtccacacaggagagaaaccctacgAGTGTTATGAATGTGGGAAGTTCTTCTCTCAGAAGTCTTACCTCACTATACATCATAGAATTCATTCAggagagaagccctatgaatgtaGCAAGTGTGGGAAAGTTTTCTCTCGGATGTCAAACCTCACCGTACACTATAGAAGCCATTCAggagagaagccctatgaatgtaACGAATGTGGGAAAGTCTTTTCTCAGAAGTCATACCTCACTGTGCATTATAGAACTCATTCAggagagaagccctatgaatgtaACGAATGTGGGAAGAAGTTCCATCACAGGTCAGCCTTCAATAGCCATCAGAGAATTCACAGGAGAGGCAATATGAACGTACTTGACATGGGAATGCTCCTCTGA
- the RBAK gene encoding RB-associated KRAB zinc finger protein isoform X1, with protein sequence MNPRYDLNIVRGLFSIFGNGPVSFKDVAVDFTQEEWQQLDPDEKTTYRDVMLENYSHLVSVGYDSTKPNVILKLEQGEEPWVADGEFPRQFHPEEVWKVGDLMERAQENKDECSRQAVSINSRTLTEEREVAFDKTYNMEISLVPSNLISHNCVSCGKTLGSTSELIISDGSYARKKPDECSECGKTYHGEKLYEFHQNGEAFSQNEESIQKISILEKPFEYNECTGALDNEAVFITHKRAYMGEKPYDWNGSGSDFIQMSSFNVYQRSQMELKPFECSECGKSFCKKSKFIIHQRAHTGEKPYECNVCGKSFSQKGTLTVHRRSHLEEKPYKCNECGKTFCQKLHLTQHLRTHSGEKPYECNECGKTFCQKTHLTLHQRNHSGERPYPCNECGKSFSRKSALSDHQRTHTGEKLYKCNECGKSYYRKSTLITHQRTHTGEKPYQCSECGKFFSRVSYLTIHYRSHLEEKPYECNECGKTFNLNSAFIRHRKVHTDEKPHECGECGKFSYLTDHHTTHLGEKPYECSECGKTFLENSAFDGHQSLPKGEKSYECNICGKLFSELSYYTIHYRSHSEEKPYGCNECGKTFSHNSSLFRHQRVHTGEKPYECYECGKFFSQKSYLTIHHRIHSGEKPYECSKCGKVFSRMSNLTVHYRSHSGEKPYECNECGKVFSQKSYLTVHYRTHSGEKPYECNECGKKFHHRSAFNSHQRIHRRGNMNVLDMGMLL encoded by the exons GGGCCAGTGTCATTCAAGGACGTGGCCGTGGACTTCACTCAGGAGGAATGGCAGCAGCTGGACCCTGATGAGAAGACAACCTACAGGgacgtgatgctggagaactacaGCCATCTGGTCTCCGTGG GGTACGACAGCACCAAACCGAACGTGATCCTCAAGttggagcagggagaggagccTTGGGTAGCAGATGGCGAGTTCCCACGGCAATTTCACCCAG aaGAAGTCTGGAAAGTTGGTGACCTGATGGAGAGAGCCCAAGAAAATAAAGACGAATGTTCAAGGCAAGCTGTTTCTATCAACAGCAGAACCCTGACTGAGGAGAGAGAGGTTGCATTTGATAAAACTTATAACATGGAAATAAGCCTTGTTCCTTCAAACCTAATATCTCATAATTGTGTCTCATGTGGAAAGACTTTGGGATCTACTTCAGAATTAATTATTAGTGATGGAAGCTATGCAAGAAAGAAACCTGATGAGTgtagtgaatgtgggaaaacATATCATGGAGAGAAACTCTATGAATTTCATCAAAATGGGGAAGCCTTTTCTCAAAATGAAGAAAGTATTCAGAAAATTAGTATTTTGGAGAAACCCTTTGAATATAATGAATGCACAGGAGCCTTAGACAATGAAGCTGTTTTCATTACTCATAAGAGAGCTTATATGGGGGAGAAGCCCTATGATTGGAATGGTTCTGGATCAGACTTCATCCAGATGTCAAGTTTTAATGTATACCAGAGATCACAGATGGAATTGAAGCCCTTTGAATGCAGTGAGTGTGGAAAATCCTTctgtaaaaaatcaaaattcattaTACACCAGAGggctcacactggagagaaaccttatgaatgtaacGTATGTGGGAAATCCTTCAGCCAAAAAGGAACCCTCACCGTACATCGGAGATCACACTTAGAGGAGAAGCCCTATAAATGCAATGAGTGTGGGAAAACCTTCTGTCAGAAGTTACACCTCACTCAACACCTGAGGACTCActcaggagagaaaccctatgaatgtaatgaatgtgggaaaaccttctgCCAAAAGACACATCTCACCTTACACCAGAGAAACCATTCAGGAGAGAGACCGTATCCATGTAACGAATGTGGTAAATCCTTCTCCCGCAAGTCAGCCCTCAGTGACCATCAGAGAACACACACGGGAGAGAAACtttataaatgtaatgaatgtgggaaatcctACTACCGAAAATCCACCCTTATTACACATCAGAGaacacacacaggagagaaaccctatcagtgtagtgaatgtgggaaattcttTTCTCGGGTGTCATACCTCACTATCCATTACAGAAGTCATTTAGAAGAGAAGCCCTATGAATGCAATGAATGTGGCAAAACCTTCAATCTAAACTCAGCCTTCATTAGACATCGGAAAGTACACACAGATGAGAAACCCCACGAATGTGGTGAGTGTGGAAAGTTCTCATATCTCACCGACCATCACACAACTCACttaggagagaaaccctatgaatgtagtgaatgtgggaaaaccttccTTGAAAATTCAGCCTTCGATGGGCACCAGTCActtcccaaaggggaaaagtcCTATGAATGTAACATATGCGGGAAATTGTTCTCTGAGCTGTCATACTATACTATACATTATAGAAGTCATTCAGAAGAGAAGCCCTACggatgtaatgaatgtgggaaaaccttctCCCATAACTCATCCCTCTTTAGACATCAAAGAgtccacacaggagagaaaccctacgAGTGTTATGAATGTGGGAAGTTCTTCTCTCAGAAGTCTTACCTCACTATACATCATAGAATTCATTCAggagagaagccctatgaatgtaGCAAGTGTGGGAAAGTTTTCTCTCGGATGTCAAACCTCACCGTACACTATAGAAGCCATTCAggagagaagccctatgaatgtaACGAATGTGGGAAAGTCTTTTCTCAGAAGTCATACCTCACTGTGCATTATAGAACTCATTCAggagagaagccctatgaatgtaACGAATGTGGGAAGAAGTTCCATCACAGGTCAGCCTTCAATAGCCATCAGAGAATTCACAGGAGAGGCAATATGAACGTACTTGACATGGGAATGCTCCTCTGA